The window AGGCTAGGATATATTTGAGATGAGTTTTTTCCAACAAGCGATGGTTATTTTTttagaacctaaccccattgtaagtaggataatacctgtataaacatttttagcttttttgtgtgtttgaactatcaaaataggcagttctaagtgtttttagatgggttctaagtatttgcaggttttagctatttgcgggggggtgtggtacgcaccCCCCGTGaaagcatgagacatcaaaaagcatcaaaAATAAGCATGAGgcatcaaaaagcatcaataataagcatgagacatcaaaaagcatcaataataaacATAAGACATATCAAAAGCAAGGCCTCAGTATAAATGGCTATGTGAGTAGTAATCACTGATATAATACTTGCAACTTCAAATGAGTATAGCAACTCAGTCGCCTAATTCACATCATGCAATGGCAAGATGTGCAGCTATCAAATGCAAAACATTGTTTACCACTCGACCTTTGTATTTTGTCGTCTGTCATACAATTAAGAGATTTACTGCTCTAACTAGCAGCATACAGGTCGTGGTTTGTGCAACTTTGCATGCTTCGTTCTGGTTCCTACTAACTCACAATTGCTCCTGCGGAGTCTTGAGAGGAATCGTTTCTTGTTCCTCTGGGTGATTTTGAGGTACAGTTAAATAATCACACTTCCTTCACTACTGTGGATGCCCCTAGCAACCGCTCCTGCCTCATACTGAGGCTCACCCACCTACAACCCTATGCCTTCAAGTTCCTTCCCGACTTCCACACTTTACTGTTTGCCTCGTGCTACAGTGCCAACTATTACACAGTTCCATCTCGAATCCACTCTGCCATTTTCCGTCTCTGCTCAGTAGCAGCTCTTCTTCTTGGCCTCGGTGCAGTCTGTTCCAACACTTCATTCTGAACCTGCCTGTCGTCACCTTCATCCATGTCACTACCTACCTCTCGATCATTGATCTTGAGTCTATCAGTCTGGTGTGTGATACTACCTGTCTCACtgtcattatcactatcatcactcTGCTCTCTCACCTGCATTCCAGTACCTTCTTCTTTGTCGGCCTCGTGCTCACTTAGCTTGAGAGGCATGAGGTGTTCGACCGATCTCAAGTGCTCTTCTCCTTCAATTAGAATTTTCACAGAATGTATGACCCATTTTTCATCAGGATAAATCTCCAATATTCGtcccaggggccactgacttctcTTGCTGTTGTCGGCCTTTACCAGCACAATGTCTCCGACATGCAGCGGAGTTGGCATTCCTTCTTTGCAATCGTGTCTCTCTCGAAGAGACTTCAAATACCCGTCCCTCCAGAGGGTCTTGAACCTCTCCAGAGTCTCTGTTAGACAGAAGTATATGTGACGAAGCTGTCGGCTGGTTAACGTGGCATACATTTCTTCATGAGGCACTACAGGAGGCAACAGGCATATCATGTTGCTGCGGATGAGATGGGAAGGTGTCAGGACCTCGTTTTCCCTGGTGTCACCGGCGTACATTAGTGGTCTGTTATTAATCACCACCTCGGCTTTCTTGATGAGGGTCCTCAGTTGCTCCTCCAAGAAGATGGCGCATCGCAACGTCGTGGCGAGGGTCCTCTTGACTACTCCCACCATCCTCTCAAAGAAACCCCCCTTCCAGGGAGATTGCAGGGTCTGAAATGTCCATCGAATCCCGCGCTCACGCAGGAATTGCTGAGTGATGTCCTCCTCGTATACCTCATGCAGGAACATGCTGGCTGCTCTGAACACCATGGCATTGTTGCTGTATATCCTCAATGGAGCACCATGGGTTGCCAAGAATCTTCAAGGTAATAGTATAAAGGTGTCTGCGTCCAGCCTGCTGCAGTAGTCAATGTATACTGCACGGCTGGTCAGACAGGTGATGAGGTGTCCTACCCCACCTTTTACCTTTAAAGGACCCGTGTGATCTATTTCCACCTTCTCTAATGGGTGAAGTAGTCGAACTCGGTCGGCTGGGAGTGGAGGGGGTGGCGGCCGTCGTAGAAGAGGCTTGAAGGCGATATTACAAGCTCTGTACCTATGTACTATGCCCTTGGCCAATGATCTCAAACTTTGTGTCCAACATTCCTGCCGCTAAAGGGTCATTAGTATATTTACACCACAGTGCATGTGTGTTACGTGAAGGTGCCCTAGATAAAGCACAGCTAGTCTTCCTTTATGAGGCAATAACACCAGCTGGCTTTTACATGACTCATTGTTTAACAATCGATTACTAGAATGAATGATACCTTCTCCCAAAGTTAAATTCAACTGACATATAAAATTATCAACGTGTTTAGGCATACGCACACCATTTTCCAAGCGATCACACGGTTGGGAAATGGTGCCTTTGCTCAAGGTAAACTAATTTCAAAAATGGATCAGCGCTACTATGCATGAACTTTAATACATATTGCATTACTCTCATCATAAACATGAAATCTACCCTACTTCCCTCTAGGTTCCAGAGTTTGGCAGGTTCAGACAGGCTTCCTTCTTCACGCAATTCTCTAAGGGCGGCAGTCACGGAGATGTTGCTTAGGTCAGTTACAGCAGTTTTGCTTACAGGTGGCACTAGTTCTCCAGGCTGGTGTAAACAGTCAGGGCCTCCCTTCCAGAGGCAACTCTGTTCCAATTCCTCAAAGCTCGCCCCCTGGGTCAAGATGTTTGCCGGGTTGCAATTTGTGGGGACATACGGGAGACCAAATCCACACTCCTGCTGAATAGAGTTAATCTCCCGAATCCTATTCGAAATTAATGTATTCTTATTTCCCTCCTTGCTGTCTACCCAGGCCATGGCAACTTTACTGCCTGTCCACACAGTTACATTCTGAATGTCTAACAGTCTGCTTAAATGCTTGCCTAAGCAGAACCCCAAAGTTAAGGCTAGCAATTCTAGTTTGGGAATTGTTAATTTAGCCTGCTTCCTAGGAGTCACCCTCATTTTAGACGTCAAGATGTTactttccccttcttcccttcGTATGTATGTTTTGGCTCCATACGCTTTGCTAGAGGCATCAGTAAATACATGCAGCTCACAATTTCCCACTTTGAATCAATCTGAATTGTTCCAGTATCTTCTTAGCTTTCTCTTGGTTGCTTTTACTCAATACGTCATCCCAACCTACTTTCTCTTCTCACAAATCTTGCAAAAACATCTTGCCCTTTGGAAACACAGGACTAACCAACCCCAGAGGATCAAAGTTAGACACAAGCAAGGACAGTATGCGATGTTTTGTGAGCTCCTGCCTCCCTCCCAGCTCTAATCTCCTGCAAGGTTTTAGACTTAACAAATCTTCCCTTCTATCCCAATGCATCCCTAGAATGGATATCTGTTCTGGCTCGTTCCCTCCAATCCTTCTATtgaattctgcagtgttactTGCCCACCCAGTCAGTGGCATGTTAGCTTCATCTAGCAAGGTTTTTACTTTGACATAGTTCATCTCCATCTCCTCCAAGGTTGTATACGTACCCAAAAAATTGTCTGCATAAAAGGAATTAATTAattcttctcttcccctctcttctAAGTGGGTTCTAAGCACCTGTTGCAGTAGATAAGGACTCATTGTGTCCCCAAAAACAACTGCTTTGAATTCATGTTACAATCTGCCCCTTTACCTTTTCCACAAAAAACGTGCGTATTTTACATCTCGAGGGTCTAAGATTACTCGGTGGAAGGCTTTAGAGATATCTGAGGTGAGAGCGTATGGCTTCTCTCTGAAACGGATCAATAAATCGTACAACAGCTCGACCATGTTTGGCCTTGAATACAAACATTCGCTAAGCGAAAGTTCACCCTTAGCCTTTGAGGAGGCGTTGAAAACTATGCGGAGAGGTGTTGtaagactttcctttttaatgCCAAAATGGGGGAGATAATAGCCCTCTACTTTTTTACTCTGGACTTCCTCTATGAAGCCAGCTTCTAAGTAAGTCTGAAGGACATTTTCATAATCCGTAAGGTAACTCTCATCTTTTGTGAAATGTCACCCTAACGAATGCAATTGGGTGAGGGCTCTGTTATAGTTGTTACTCAATCTGTCTGACCCGTGGAAAGGTAGACTAACTTGGTTGGTAACCTTGCttggttttctgtatactttTGGTAACTTTGTCAATGGTAGCATGTTCTGAGATTGTAAACTGTTCATGTGGCGCAATTCTTAATTTGTCCAACCTCCACCAGATGTCTACATCAGGTTCAGATTCTACTATTCTACATATCCTCAAGGTACAAACTTTAACTACGTTAATCCCATTATGTGTGACAAAAACACTCACCCCATCAATTTTATGCATACCAATtgcaaagtaattaaaataatctgcCCCAATCAACAAGTTTACATTCTTCAACACATCCCCTTTAATTTCATCATCAGCCATTCCCCATCCCTTCTCTTGCAAATGATTCTTTGCGTTGACGAGTCTGATGTTGTGGATTGGTGTTTTCACATTATCGTGTACTACTAACTTTGTGCGGACCACCCTCTCTCCAGGATGGATACAACATGCGACTACATCAAACTCTCCCTTTACTACTTGAGACCCAAATGGTGCAATGTTCAGTGCCACGCGCTTGATGACAGGTAACTTTAATTTGCATGCCAGCCAACTAGAAATAAAGCTGCGTTGACTGCCAGTATCTAAAAACATGCATGCTGTGTGAGGTACCTCTTTCGAGCCCAAAGTTGCCGTAGTAGTAGGCAACAAGGTTACTGACAACTTGACTGAAGGCTGATTCTTTACAGTTTTGGCATTTATACAAGGTTTCTCATTTTTGATTTGCCTGGGTGTTTTGAATCTACATTAGCTCTATTCCCCGGGCGTTCTTACTCTCGATTTGTTACTGGTTGTGACGATACAAGAGGTGGCAACCATCTGGTGGTAGGTTGGTTGGATGAACCTTTGCCGTGTCTCGTATCACTACTTCGACCTTCACAAATGAGACTGTG of the Macrobrachium rosenbergii isolate ZJJX-2024 chromosome 16, ASM4041242v1, whole genome shotgun sequence genome contains:
- the LOC136846964 gene encoding uncharacterized protein, coding for MVGVVKRTLATTLRCAIFLEEQLRTLIKKAEVVINNRPLMYAGDTRENEVLTPSHLIRSNMICLLPPVVPHEEMYATLTSRQLRHIYFCLTETLERFKTLWRDGYLKSLRERHDCKEGMPTPLHVGDIVLVKADNSKRSQWPLGRILEIYPDEKWVIHSVKILIEGEEHLRSVEHLMPLKLSEHEADKEEGTGMQVREQSDDSDNDSETGSITHQTDRLKINDREVGSDMDEGDDRQVQNEVLEQTAPRPRRRAATEQRRKMAEWIRDGTV